The nucleotide sequence ATTTGTATGGAAGCTCTCTTTGAGACTAACTTGTATTTTATCAAGGCTATTATGGCTACCTCAGATCAGGAAATTACTGGTGGATGAAGTTGGTTATAGATCCCCATGTCTACACAGTAATTTCTTGGATTGCAGCTGTGTTACACATCTGGTGACTTCTGTGGGCACACGAAATCATTGCCTGATGGATAGTTGGGTGTCAATATTTTTCATTATACATGAGATCATCATATTTATCACTTTGGCAAGTCTGCATGTTGATAAGACTACATTCCAGCAACAGTATTAAGTGGTACAAAACTGTAGGAAATGGAGTTAAAAGTGCAGTGTGCATATGGGGTTTCATGAGTAAATTGCACATCTTGCTGGGTATACAAATAAAAGCCTACAAGCCTAATGCACCAGGTATGTTAATCCAGTTAAGTTGCAGCTCCAGTTCACCGCTCTCCACATTTCTGAGCCTGAGAACAACATCTTGCACAATCATGTCATCCTTCCAAACAATGGCACTCTCCTCAGCCAAGCAGTTCTGCCTGTTGGGAGTCAAAGTTTTGATTATGGTACCATTTGGGAGGCCAGAGAAGTTCATTTTGACTGCCTCCACAAATGGCTGGATATCGATCTCGGCATCACCCATCTTATCATCTCTGCTGAATGTGTCCTTGTCATAAACTTGCTACAAGATCATATCAACAGCAGTTACAACAAGGCACAGATATTATCTCAAGGTTTGCTCTTTGACTTTGATCTAATTTATGCAATAGGACTAGACAAGCCATCTTCTTGCCATTAACTAGTTTCTTGCACTACTTTAAGAAGTTGATCATAGTAGCTAACACTTTATATTGCATTATTTCATTGTAGTCAATTTGCTGCTACTTTTTCAAACTCG is from Musa acuminata AAA Group cultivar baxijiao chromosome BXJ3-8, Cavendish_Baxijiao_AAA, whole genome shotgun sequence and encodes:
- the LOC103994681 gene encoding protein C2-DOMAIN ABA-RELATED 3 isoform X1, coding for MEHMMGLLRVRVVRGVNLAYRDARGSDPYVVMRMGGQKLKTSVKKHNVNPVWNEDLTLSVSEPLRPIKLQVYDKDTFSRDDKMGDAEIDIQPFVEAVKMNFSGLPNGTIIKTLTPNRQNCLAEESAIVWKDDMIVQDVVLRLRNVESGELELQLNWINIPGALGL
- the LOC103994681 gene encoding protein C2-DOMAIN ABA-RELATED 3 isoform X2, giving the protein MEHMMGLLRVRVVRGVNLAYRDARGSDPYVVMRMGGQQVYDKDTFSRDDKMGDAEIDIQPFVEAVKMNFSGLPNGTIIKTLTPNRQNCLAEESAIVWKDDMIVQDVVLRLRNVESGELELQLNWINIPGALGL